Part of the Sporosarcina sp. FSL K6-2383 genome is shown below.
TTCTTTTTCAACCCGCTCGACGCTATCGTTAACATGGATAATGAGCTGCTGAAAGTCGATTTCACTTTTGTCAGAGGTAGAAAAAGTAGGTAACCTTTTCGCAACCTTATGCAATGTACGCGATGCACCCGCAAAATTATTACGACGCCAATGGTACATGCCTGTCGCGAGAAGTATATAAGTTGCCAGCGGATGTTCTTTATCACTTAAAGGAATCGACTTCCAATATTCCTCCAACACTTCGTGACATTCAAAATAGTCTTGATTGTTATTAAAATAAACAATAAACTGAACGAATAACGGATGATGATACAAATGCATGAAATCAGTCCTTTCTTAATAGAAAAATAGTAGGTAGGTGTTACGCAGTATGTCGTATAAAGTAAAACTAGAAGCTTTTGAAGGCCCACTAGATCTATTATTGCATTTAATCAACAGACTTGAAATTGATATATACGATATTCCGATGGCCGAACTGACAGCGCAGTACATAGAACATCTTTACGCCATGCGTGTATTACAGTTGGATGAACTAAGTGAATACTTGGTCCTTGCTGCAACATTAATAGAAATTAAGAGCAAAATGCTACTCCCTGTTCATGAAGGGGAGGAGTTCGACGAAGGTATGGATTTCGAGTTGGAGGAAGATCCACGGGATGAGCTTGTTGCACGCCTTATTGAATATAGGAAGTATAAAGAAGCGGCTGTCAGTTTGAAGGAATCTGCGGATGAAAGATCCGATTATTTTACAAAGTCACCTGAAGATTTGACTGAGTTTGGTGAAGTAACCTTAAGTAGCAACGAAGAAAATATGAATGTTTTTGATTTGATCGGCGCATTCCAAAAGATGCTCGACAGAAATCGACTGAAAGCACCGATGACTGCAAGTATAACAAAAATGGAAGTATCTATTAGTGAAAAAATGGATACGATTATGGCCATACTAGAAAGAGGCGGCGGAAAATGTGGTTTCTACTCGCTATTTGACAAAGGTAATACTCCAGATCTTGTCGTTACGTTTTTATCGTTGTTAGAATTGATGAAACGTCGGGATATTACTGTGGTGCAGCAAGGAAATTTTGATGAACTGACAGTAGCATTCCGGCGGGAGGATGAGTGAAATGGATAAGAAGGAACGTTTGTCAGGCATGATTGAAAGTTTTTTATTCCTTGTGGGGGATGAAGGACTGACGGTGAAACAATTAGCCGTTCTCACTGAACGACAAGAAGCCGAAGTAAACACTGCGATTGAATGGTTACGGTTGAGCTATGAACAGCGCAATGAAAGTGGCATTACGGTGAAGCTTTTAGGAGGTGCTTATCGTCTAGTAACGAAGGCAGAATTTGCGGAGGATATTAAACGGTTACTTGAAAATCCGACACCAAAGTCGATGACACAAGCCTCTTTGGAAGTGTTGGCGATTATTGCTTATAGACAGCCGGTAACGCGGATAGAAATTGATGATTTGCGTGGTGTGAAATCAGAAGGCCCCATTAGTACACTTATTGCGAAGGGGTTGATTATGGAGAAAGGTCGTTCGGAAGGCAGTGGTCGAGCGATTCTTTACGGTACGACAGATTTGTTTTTAGATCGCTTTGGCTTGGAATCGCTTCAGGAGTTACCACCACTCCAGCAGGAGGAAGACAGCGCAACGGGAGATACTGATTTGTTTATGACTAAATTCCAAGAAGCATTTGCCATGGAAGATGACTAAAAAGGGAATCTCTTAAGGAGGAAGCGCATGTTGAAACGGACGATGATTATTGTCCTTTTTTTCTCATTATTTCTTAGCGCTGTACCGAAAGAAGCGGCAGCAACAGGTAGCGCATGGGCAGTTATTGATGCAGACACGGGTCGATTATTGGAAGGTTACAATGAAAACGTTCGGTTACCAATCGCTAGCTTGACGAAAATTTGGACCGCTTTGACATTTATCGAGAGTGGAAGCTCGTTCGGAGATGTTACGATTTCTCCACAAGCTTCATCAGCCGAAGGGTCATCCATTTACTTGAAGCAGGGCATGCACATAGACGCTGAGACATTGTTATATGGCTTAATGCTAAGATCTGGTAATGATGCAGCTCATGCGTTGTCGGAACAGGCAGGTGGCTCGCTAGAAGGTTTTGTGGACTTGATGAATGATAAGGCGTTAGTATACGGTCTAAAACGAACTGTCTTCACAAATCCGTCTGGCTTACATGATGACCACCATTTGTCTACAGCATATGAAACGGCGCTCATGCTACGCTATGCGATGGACAATGACAAATTTCGTGAAATAGCGATGACTAAAAACCATCGTTACGAAGGTGAAGATCAAATATATAGCTGGCGCAACAAACATCGTCTTCTCCACTCTGAGTCAACTGCGATTGCTGGCAAAACAGGTTTTACGAAAACGGCAGGTCGGACGCTGGCAACATACTTTGAAAAGGATGGAAAAAATATCATCGTCGTAACACTCAATCATAGTGATGATTGGAATACACATAAAAACTTGGCGGATAAAGTATTTTCAAGTTACAAATTAACAACCGTAGCGAAAAAGGGGACATATGCTATCCTGCCAGGGGTTGAAATGGAATTGAAAAATTCAATCCGACTATTACTCAAAAAAGGGGAGAAGGCTAAGTTGCAAAATATTGTCCGAATTCCAAAGGGGAAAAGTGAAAAAAGTACAGGGCTTTGGACAGTTTTATTTGACAATGAGCCCCTCATTGCAAGCGAAATAATTATTAAACAATAGAGTCAATTTCATAATGGCCTATTGAATATGTGTCGTTTTTGAGAAGACTGCCGCTATATAGGACAGTCTTCTTTTAATTTGACGCAAAGTGTGACATAATTTTTGCAGAATGAAGAACGAGGTGTCTAGATGGAAAGATTACAAAAAGTATTGGCGCAAGCGGGTGTAGCATCACGGAGAAAGTCCGAAACACTCATTGTAGAAGGTAAAGTGAAAGTAAACGGTGTTGTCGTAACGGAGCTTGGAACAAAAGTTTCAAATTCAGATCGAGTAGAAGTGGAAGGCATTCAGCTTGTTAAAGAGAATTATGTCTATTATCTTTTATATAAACCGAGATCAGTTATTTCGACTGTCAATGATGATAAGGGAAGAAAAACGGTACTGGACCTGTTTCCTCTTGTTGAAGAAAGGGTATTTCCAGTTGGGCGGCTTGACTACGACACATCAGGAATTATTCTGATGACGAATGATGGTGATTTTTCTTACTTAATGACGCATCCTAAATTTGGCATTAAGAAGAAATATGTCGCTAAGGTGAAAGGTATTCCAGACCGTGAATCCTTACGGAAACTAGAACGTGGGATTGACTTGGACGACGGTAAAACGGCCCCGGCGCATGTGAAGATGCAAACAGTCGATAAAAAAGCAGGAACTGCATTGATTGAAATTACAATTCATGAAGGTCGGAATCGTCAAGTGCGTCGCATGTTCGACGCTATCGGTTGTCCGGTGTTGAAACTCCGTAGGGAATCATTTGGTAATTTGACGACCCATGGTTTGAATGCAGGAGAAGCACGTGAGCTAACGAAGCATGAAGTGAAACAGCTTCGTGTCCTTGCTGAAACGGGAAAAATCGGTTAATCGCCGTAGGCTTGATATAATGAGTGAGGAGGCAGTTCAATGCCTTCTTGTTGGATCAAACGTTCACAATCCTTTCATTTATGAAGAGCATCTACAGAAATCCATTTGTTATAATGGAGCGTAGAGGTGTAATTGATGGCGTTAGGAGGAAATGAGTTTGGCAAAAGTAGATAAGAAGAAAAGCCGTCTTATTATAAGGACAATTGTCCTGTTACTGCTTGTAGCAGCAGTCGGTTATACTATCACTTCGAAAGATAAAGTAAAAGTGTTAGCGGTTGGTGACAAAGCACCTAATTTTGAACTTGTGGATTTGGATGGCAATAAACATCGCCTATCCGATTATAAAGGACAAGGTGTGTTCTTGAACTTTTGGGGAACTTGGTGTGGTCCATGTAAAAAAGAAATGCCGCATATGGAAAGTCAGCACGTTGCTTTTGAAGGGAAGGGTGTTCAAATACTTGCCGTCAATATCGCAGAGCCAACGTTGAAGGTAGAAGCATTCAGAGATCAATATGGTCTAACGTTTCCTATCGCGATTGATAAAGATAAAAGTGTTAAAGAGGCCTATAATATCGTACCACTCCCCACGACTTTTCTGATTAATGAAGAGGGGAAAATCGAAAAAATTATTACAAGCGAAATGACTGAGGCTGAAATTATTTCCTA
Proteins encoded:
- the scpB gene encoding SMC-Scp complex subunit ScpB, translating into MDKKERLSGMIESFLFLVGDEGLTVKQLAVLTERQEAEVNTAIEWLRLSYEQRNESGITVKLLGGAYRLVTKAEFAEDIKRLLENPTPKSMTQASLEVLAIIAYRQPVTRIEIDDLRGVKSEGPISTLIAKGLIMEKGRSEGSGRAILYGTTDLFLDRFGLESLQELPPLQQEEDSATGDTDLFMTKFQEAFAMEDD
- a CDS encoding DUF309 domain-containing protein: MHLYHHPLFVQFIVYFNNNQDYFECHEVLEEYWKSIPLSDKEHPLATYILLATGMYHWRRNNFAGASRTLHKVAKRLPTFSTSDKSEIDFQQLIIHVNDSVERVEKEYPFESFPLAIISPALQAKIELAQQSMMLLPFGSEAVIHKHMRRDRSDILRERDEKKKGRH
- a CDS encoding D-alanyl-D-alanine carboxypeptidase, producing the protein MLKRTMIIVLFFSLFLSAVPKEAAATGSAWAVIDADTGRLLEGYNENVRLPIASLTKIWTALTFIESGSSFGDVTISPQASSAEGSSIYLKQGMHIDAETLLYGLMLRSGNDAAHALSEQAGGSLEGFVDLMNDKALVYGLKRTVFTNPSGLHDDHHLSTAYETALMLRYAMDNDKFREIAMTKNHRYEGEDQIYSWRNKHRLLHSESTAIAGKTGFTKTAGRTLATYFEKDGKNIIVVTLNHSDDWNTHKNLADKVFSSYKLTTVAKKGTYAILPGVEMELKNSIRLLLKKGEKAKLQNIVRIPKGKSEKSTGLWTVLFDNEPLIASEIIIKQ
- a CDS encoding segregation/condensation protein A, which translates into the protein MSYKVKLEAFEGPLDLLLHLINRLEIDIYDIPMAELTAQYIEHLYAMRVLQLDELSEYLVLAATLIEIKSKMLLPVHEGEEFDEGMDFELEEDPRDELVARLIEYRKYKEAAVSLKESADERSDYFTKSPEDLTEFGEVTLSSNEENMNVFDLIGAFQKMLDRNRLKAPMTASITKMEVSISEKMDTIMAILERGGGKCGFYSLFDKGNTPDLVVTFLSLLELMKRRDITVVQQGNFDELTVAFRREDE
- a CDS encoding pseudouridine synthase, whose product is MERLQKVLAQAGVASRRKSETLIVEGKVKVNGVVVTELGTKVSNSDRVEVEGIQLVKENYVYYLLYKPRSVISTVNDDKGRKTVLDLFPLVEERVFPVGRLDYDTSGIILMTNDGDFSYLMTHPKFGIKKKYVAKVKGIPDRESLRKLERGIDLDDGKTAPAHVKMQTVDKKAGTALIEITIHEGRNRQVRRMFDAIGCPVLKLRRESFGNLTTHGLNAGEARELTKHEVKQLRVLAETGKIG
- the resA gene encoding thiol-disulfide oxidoreductase ResA, translating into MSLAKVDKKKSRLIIRTIVLLLLVAAVGYTITSKDKVKVLAVGDKAPNFELVDLDGNKHRLSDYKGQGVFLNFWGTWCGPCKKEMPHMESQHVAFEGKGVQILAVNIAEPTLKVEAFRDQYGLTFPIAIDKDKSVKEAYNIVPLPTTFLINEEGKIEKIITSEMTEAEIISYLESIQP